One Punica granatum isolate Tunisia-2019 chromosome 3, ASM765513v2, whole genome shotgun sequence genomic window carries:
- the LOC116201890 gene encoding uncharacterized protein LOC116201890: MSRLSFRPRPLDIHKKLPIVKSVKDFEDDDTPTTSATRSSQLLRLSAADSDFNVGNNIEVAPTPAKKLASEIPTPQFVVVDTYERDYSRTFAQPTSYLRGRGARAELGEFVEYDLDNEDEDWLQQFNREKKTLSPDRFENLLFKFEVLDHKARERAGVITPTFGAQVPVLLQLDAAAEALQAQGIKHVVFQSAYSYWKEKRERWQKPILRRLQPPPPVNDTNPYNVFRPREKAHRLHTRRMQRRENNVQSFEKLRQVRRNLEQAKVILEALIKREERKRDAMETEVSLQRLQMKYKHETELVEDSFDVPGGFPAFSNKFGSSEEEFMDSDDVANFRPRPTSTPRASAAAQNFRDSGHPVVVPAGVPKQEFRRRFIPNTNRWLHKMDPLEPLLLFTKPLIPEKLAAAHIVPPSRVPGAKSSGGAAVEFHGRIGRGGRIIFDRWNPLSHSPINFGNSYHLPPKPQASMYN, from the exons ATGAGTAGGCTATCGTTCAGGCCCCGTCCTCTCGACATTCACAAGAAGCTCCCCATTGTTAAGTCTGTGAAAGACTTCGAGGATGATGACACCCCCACTACCTCAGCCACTCGCAGCTCCCAGCTGCTGCGGCTGTCTGCTGCTGACTCCGACTTTAACGTTGGCAACAACATTGAG GTAGCCCCAACACCTGCCAAGAAGTTGGCTTCCGAAATACCGACTCCTCAATTCGTTGTTGTGGATACCTATGAAAGAGATTATTCACGCACATTCGCTCAACCCACATCATATTTACGCGGAAGAGGAG CAAGGGCTGAGCTTGGGGAATTTGTTGAGTATGACTTGGACAATGAGGACGAGGATTGGCTTCAACAGTTTAATCGAGAAAAGAAGACCCTTTCGCCTGATAG GTTTGAAAACCTTCTTTTTAAGTTTGAGGTACTGGATCATAAGGCTAGAGAAAGAGCTGGAGTTATAACACCTACCTTTGGTGCACAAGTTCCCGTACTTTTGCAGCTCGATGCAGCTGCTGAG GCTCTACAGGCTCAGGGCATCAAACATGTAGTTTTTCAATCTGCATATTCCTATTGGAAAGAAAAG CGTGAGCGGTGGCAAAAACCAATTCTCCGTCGGCTGCAG CCTCCGCCTCCAGTTAATGACACCAACCCGTATAATGTGTTTAGACCACGAGAGAAAGCCCATAGACTACATACAAGGAGG ATGCAACggagagaaaataatgtaCAATCATTCGAAAAGCTTCGTCAG GTCAGGCGCAATCTGGAACAGGCCAAAGTAATTCTTGAGGCACTGATTAAG CGAGAAGAGAGAAAGCGGGATGCGATGGAGACCGAAGTAAGTCTTCAGAGGCTCCAAATGAAGTACAAG CATGAGACTGAGCTCGTAGAGGACAGTTTCGATGTACCTGGGGGATTCCCAGCGTTCTCTAACAAGTTTGGTTCGAGCGAAGAGGAGTTTATGGACTCAGATGACGTGGCAAACTTTCGTCCTCGTCCAACGTCAACTCCACGTGCTTCAGCTGCAGCACAGAATTTTAGGGACTCTGGCCACCCTGTTGTGGTTCCTGCTGGCGTCCCAAAGCAAGAGTTTAGGCGGCGATTTATTCCCAACACTAACAGATGGCTTCATAAAATG GATCCTCTTGAGCCGCTTCTCTTGTTCACGAAACCTCTTATCCCTGAGAAACTGGCAGCAGCCCATATCGTACCTCCATCCCGCGTGCCCGGAGCAAAGAGCAGCGGCGGCGCTGCAGTTGAGTTCCATGGAAGAATAGGCCGTGGGGGTCGCATAATATTCGACAGGTGGAATCCTCTTTCGCATTCTCCGATCAACTTTGGCAACTCATACCACTTGCCCCCGAAGCCACAGGCTTCAATGTATAATTGA